The segment TTGGGTGATACGGTTATCAGTCTAAACAATGGTGTGGTGATTCCCAACAATCATTTGGCCTCTCCAGATGTGCATGTAGATGATGTCAACCAGCGCATCATCATGTATTTTCATAGTGGTGCCTCTACCTACGTCAATGGTACCAGAGTGAAAAAACAGCTCACTTATGTCTCTTACTCCCCCTATGGTTTGGAGTTTTATGACAACATCCAACCAGTGTTTTTTGGGCCATCTTATTTTAGAGTATTTTCATACAAAGACAAAATATATGCTCTTGATAACGGAGCTACTCCTTATCGTGCCTTGGATGCAGATGATCCATGGACAGCCCCAGATGGGTTTGATTATACGAACAACTTGTGGGAGAAACATCCAGACAATCCATTTCAATTAGACATTTCAGAGCAAGAAGGAAAATCCTTCAACGAATTGAGAATCCGTCATACTGCTGTAAGATTGGTAGGAGATGAATTGCATGTGTTCTATTCTAGGCGTGGTGAAATGCAGGAAAGAATACTCATGTCTACCATTGACTTGGGTGTAGGTGATTGGACTCAATGGGATGCGTCATACCCTCCCGTGGAGATTTTAGCGCCGAGTCCAGGCTGGGAGGGCGGTGACTTGGAACAAGTCCGTTCAAAAACCAGCTCCGCGCCAGAAAATGTCAATCAGCTCCGTGATCCTTATGTGTTCGAGGATCGAGACGGATCACTCTACCTGTTTTACTCGGGTAGAGGAGAGGATGCCATAGGTATGGTTGAGATGAAATACACGGAATGAGGTTTTGATGTTCGGTGAATTGAGATTTAAACGATTTAAAAGAAGAAAATGAAAAATACAGTTGTAGGCTTATGGGTGTTGTGTTCGATTTTAGCCAATGACGTTTGCTTAGCGCAAAAACAACAGCCTCAGAAAAATGTTTTGTTTATATCCATAGATGACCTCAATGATTGGGAAGGGGCAATGGGGGGCAACTCTCTAGCCATCACACCCAATATGGATAAGTTATTTGCATCAGGAGTCTTGTTTGCCAACGCACACGCTTCTCAGGCCGTCTGTACTGCTTCGCGCAATTCTCTTTTGAGTGGGATACACCCATCTTCATCTGGCTGGTATAGTGGGACTGCTGATATGAGAAAAACGTATGATCAAGTGATGAAAAATCATACCATGTTGCCTCAATATTTTAGAGAAAACGGATATAAAACGCTAGCCGCTGGTAAGGTCTTTCACAATGGGGTTAGTGATTACAAAGATAAAACTGATCTGTTTTGGGATGTGATAGCTCCAGGATACCACGTGCCCCAAGAATTGAAAGAAAGAGGGGATGGCTATGGCGGATCACATTTTTATCCTTTTCCTAAAGAAGGGAGTCAAATCCTAAACCATTATGGAGAAGAATATAGAGACGGACATTCATTGTGCTATGGCAAACTGGAGCCCGAAGATATTCCTGGCGGTAAGATGTTTGATGAGCAAATCGCTGAATGGGCAGTAGGACAATTGGAAAAAGATCATGAAAAACCATTCTTTATGGCGGTAGGTTTTGTCAGACCTCATGTACCCTTTACAGCGCCCAAAAAGTATTTTGATTTATATGATTTCGATGACATTAGCTTGCCGGAGATGCCCGAAGACGAGATGTTCGATATTCCCAATCTAGGCAAATCTATGGCCTATGGTACAATCAAAACGGGAGATCATTATGCAGTAGTCAACCTTAGCGATACTTATTGGAAGGAATTAATTTATGGTTATCTGGCCTGTGTTTCATTTGTGGATGATCAGGTAGGAAAGGTGATCGAAGCATTGGACAACAGTAAATATGCAGACAATACAATCGTCGTATTGTGGTCAGATCACGGACAGCACCTCGGAGAGAAAAAGACTTGGAGAAAACAAGATCTGTGGGAAGAGGCTACCAGAGTGCCTTTGTTTTTCAAGGTGCCTGGAATGACCCAGCCTGGGCAAAAAAGCTTACAAGCTGTGAGCCTGCTAGATATATACCCTACCCTGGTAGAGTTGTGCGAAACCCCGACTGTACCTCAGCTCGAAGGCGAAAGTTTGGTCCCCATGCTACTCGATGTAGCTACTGAAAGAGAACAACCTGTGTTGACTACATGGAGGTACAAAAATCACGCAGTAAGAAGCAATGACTGGCGCTACATCCGATACAGAGACGGATCAGAAGAACTCTATGATCATAAAAATGACCCCAGAGAGCACACCAATCTGGCATCAGATCCTCGCTATGCAGAGGTCATCGCTGCGCACAAAAAATGGCTCCCAAAAAATGACGCATTACCTGCAGGAGAGACACAGTGGAAGCCTGACGCCTTGGACAAAAGAGTAGAAGAGTGGTTGTCCAATGACGCCATCCCAGATTGGTTGGAATAACCGCATGAAAACAACCAGGTTGTTACATCTGTCATGTTTATCTGTTACTCATTAGGGTTATATGCAACATGCTTCAGGTGAAAATGCAACTTGCCAGAGGCTCATATATGGCTGGTAATAGCGAGAATTGTTAGGAAGTATAAAATGAATGAAGGATCAAAATGATATTAATAAATAAATGTGAACGTATTAAGCGCATGATGACCCTATGGTTTTTCGTGCTTCTATCTGTGCCATCTGTGCTATTGTTGACTAGTTTGTCATCTCAAGTAGTAGAGGAAAGAGAGGCAGCCACTTACTACATCGACAACACCTCTGGCAATGATGCCAATAGTGGATTAGCCACAAATGCAGCGTGGCAAAACCTATCAAAAATTAATCAATTACAACTCCAACCTGGAGATTCAGTTCTATTCAAGAGAGGAAACAAATGGGCAGGTACACTCAGACCACAGGGCAGCGGTGCATTGAGTGCTCCTATCGTAATCGGTGCCTATGGTGAAGGAGAAATGCCCATCATCGATGGCGAAGGCAAAATGGCAGCAGATGACTTTATGTCGGCTGGTTTAGTACTTTACAATCAGGAATATTTCGAGATCCGAGATTTAGAAATTAGAAATTTTGAATCTGGAAATCCAGAAAAACTTTCTAAAAAGGCAGGGATTTTGGTTTTGGCTAAGGACATCGGTACGCTGCATGGTTTCAAGTTTGAGAACCTGAAGATTGCAGAGGTAAATGGCTCTTTGAAAACAAGAGAAAATGGAGGAGTATTCTTTAGTGTGATCGCAGATGATGATCCTGAAAAGAGAGTTCCGACCAATTTTGACGGCATCCATATGACTGGTTGCTATATCTACAACGTAGACAGAGGGGGTTTTCTGAATCAGTCGTTTTGGAAAAACCGAGATCTCGACTCCCGTTTTGGAGAAATCACAGAGAATGGCAAAGAGGACAACTGGTTCCCAACGCTCAATTTGCTGATAGAAAACTGCAAGTTTGAGAACATAGGAGGCAATGGCTTGGTCACACGTGTGGTTGCAGCTCCTGTGGTACAAAACAATTTATTCATAAGAAACAGTACCAAGACAACAGGCAATGCTTCCTATCCATACAACTGTGATGATGCCCTATGGCAGTACAATGAAGCCTGCTACACTGTGTACAACGAAGGCGATGTAGACGCGAGCGGTTTTGATAGCGATTATTTATGCAAAAACACCATCATCCAGTACAACTACAGCCATCACAATGACTGGGGAGGTTTATTGGTCTGTTCGTGGGGGCAGGTCGACAATGCATTCAATGATGGTACCATTGTGAAGAACAATGTTTTTCAGGATGAGAAGCACCACATGATTCGTTTTTCGGGCAACATCACCAATACACAGATATCTGACAATCTATTCGTGACCACTGCTGACATCAATGATGTCATGTTTTGGTACAAGGAGTGGGGGCAAATATGGCCAGACAAGACTGTGGTGACGAACAATATTTTCTACAACGAAGGCACCAAACAACTCTTGAAATTGGGAGAGACTACCAATAATTCTATCCAAGGCAATGTACTAGTCGGAAGTGCTTTCGACGATTCTACTCAGTTTGAATCTTTGGGAAAGAAGAAAGAGAAAAGTGAACTAAAATCATCTGTACAGCAAATCAGA is part of the Reichenbachiella agarivorans genome and harbors:
- a CDS encoding glycoside hydrolase family protein, with product MMKTKLQIAIIPMLLMGFGWANVHSQAKYTAIRQEASQPLITQQMFAEVGVEGEGENINGPSVIRVPDWIRKKDRVNPKAQYYMYFAHHAGDYIRMAWAANIEGPWHLYQIGDQVAMGDRGVLDLGDTVISLNNGVVIPNNHLASPDVHVDDVNQRIIMYFHSGASTYVNGTRVKKQLTYVSYSPYGLEFYDNIQPVFFGPSYFRVFSYKDKIYALDNGATPYRALDADDPWTAPDGFDYTNNLWEKHPDNPFQLDISEQEGKSFNELRIRHTAVRLVGDELHVFYSRRGEMQERILMSTIDLGVGDWTQWDASYPPVEILAPSPGWEGGDLEQVRSKTSSAPENVNQLRDPYVFEDRDGSLYLFYSGRGEDAIGMVEMKYTE
- a CDS encoding sulfatase gives rise to the protein MKNTVVGLWVLCSILANDVCLAQKQQPQKNVLFISIDDLNDWEGAMGGNSLAITPNMDKLFASGVLFANAHASQAVCTASRNSLLSGIHPSSSGWYSGTADMRKTYDQVMKNHTMLPQYFRENGYKTLAAGKVFHNGVSDYKDKTDLFWDVIAPGYHVPQELKERGDGYGGSHFYPFPKEGSQILNHYGEEYRDGHSLCYGKLEPEDIPGGKMFDEQIAEWAVGQLEKDHEKPFFMAVGFVRPHVPFTAPKKYFDLYDFDDISLPEMPEDEMFDIPNLGKSMAYGTIKTGDHYAVVNLSDTYWKELIYGYLACVSFVDDQVGKVIEALDNSKYADNTIVVLWSDHGQHLGEKKTWRKQDLWEEATRVPLFFKVPGMTQPGQKSLQAVSLLDIYPTLVELCETPTVPQLEGESLVPMLLDVATEREQPVLTTWRYKNHAVRSNDWRYIRYRDGSEELYDHKNDPREHTNLASDPRYAEVIAAHKKWLPKNDALPAGETQWKPDALDKRVEEWLSNDAIPDWLE